In the Gorilla gorilla gorilla isolate KB3781 chromosome 10, NHGRI_mGorGor1-v2.1_pri, whole genome shotgun sequence genome, one interval contains:
- the C10H12orf60 gene encoding uncharacterized protein C12orf60 homolog: MNTQILLMAVKNNSNIKDFFEQMLKIFKEMQSVMDARHDKIQKESLCSKVAMAMCSVVQKSTNVEELHQSAKEVFKSAHTPVIISVLNSSNILGSLESSLSHLMKFPIMNLQLSNFCTEDTKEQSDATTSERTRSPGSSKTTVIDTLKKLQDVLKTEDSKNPTKSEQICWNKLSRLWDQS; this comes from the coding sequence ATGAATACTCAAATCCTTTTGATGGCTGTGAAAAACAATAGTAACATTAAGGATTTTTTTGAGCAAATGCTCAAAATTTTTAAGGAGATGCAATCTGTAATGGATGCAAGACATGACAAAATTCAAAAGGAGTCTTTATGTTCCAAGGTTGCAATGGCCATGTGCTCTGTGGTTCAGAAGAGTACCAATGTAGAGGAGTTGCATCAGTCAGCTAAAGAAGTTTTCAAAAGTGCCCATACGCCAGTCATCATCTCTGTGCTAAACAGCAGTAACATCCTTGGGAGTCTGGAATCTTCTCTTTCACACTTGATGAAATTCCCCATCATGAATCTTCAATTAAGTAACTTCTGTACAGAAGACACCAAAGAGCAATCAGATGCCACCACATCTGAGAGAACCAGAAGTCCAGGTTCTTCCAAAACCACTGTGATAGACACCTTGAAAAAACTGCAGGATGTACTAAAAACTGAGGATTCCAAAAATCCCACAAAGTCAGAGCAGATTTGTTGGAACAAATTGTCGAGGCTATGGGACCAATCTTAG
- the ART4 gene encoding ecto-ADP-ribosyltransferase 4 — protein sequence MKLQGQRRSTCDTSKWGPLINRCKKILLPTTVPPATMRIWLLGGLLPFLLLLSGLQRPTEGSEVAIKIDFDFAPGSFDDQYQGCSKQVMEKLTQGDYFTKDIEAQKNYFRMWQKAHLAWFNQGKVLPQNMTTTHAVAILFYTLNSNVRSDFTRAMASVARTPQQYERSFHFKYLHYYLTSAIQLLRKDSIMENGTLCYEVHYRTKDVHFNAYTGATIRFGQFLSTSLLKEEAQEFGNQTLFTIFTCLGAPVQYFSLKKEVLIPPYELFKVINMSYQPRGNWLQLRSTGNLSTYNCQLLKASSKKCIPDPIAIASLSFLTSVIIFSKSRV from the exons ATGAAGCTACAAGGGCAAAGGAGAAGTACTTGTGACACAAGCAAATGGGGTCCATTGATCAACAGATGCAAGAAGATTCTTCTCCCAACTACTGTACCTCCTGCAACGATGAGAATCTGGCTCCTAGGAGGCCTGCTGCCATTCCTGCTGCTCCTCTCTGGCCTGCAGAGACCCACAGAGGGTTCTGAG gtTGCAATTAAAATCGACTTTGACTTCGCACCAGGTTCTTTTGATGATCAGTACCAAGGCTGTAGCAAACAGGTTATGGAGAAACTAACTCAAGGGGATTATTTCACAAAAGACATAGAAGCCCAGAAGAATTATTTTAGGATGTGGCAAAAAGCCCACTTAGCCTGGTTTAACCAAGGAAAAGTTCTACCCCAGAACATGACTACCACACACGCTGTGGctattttgttttatacattgAACAGCAATGTTCGTTCTGACTTTACTAGAGCCATGGCCTCTGTTGCCAGGACTCCACAGCAGTATGAACGTTCATTCCACTTCAAATATTTACACTACTACCTCACCTCAGCAATCCAGCTGCTGAGGAAAGACAGCATCATGGAGAATGGCACTCTGTGCTATGAGGTGCATTATAGGACGAAGGATGTCCACTTCAATGCCTACACAGGGGCCACCATTCGATTTGGCCAATTCCTCTCCACATCCCTCCTGAAAGAAGAGGCACAGGAGTTTGGGAACCAGACACTATTTACCATATTCACCTGCCTGGGTGCACCTGTACAGTACTTCTCCCTCAAGAAGGAAGTCTTGATCCCTCCCTATGAGCTGTTTAAAGTTATAAATATGAGCTACCAACCAAGAGGAAACTGGTTGCAGTTGAGGTCAACTGGGAACCTGAGCACATATAACTGTCAGCTGCTAAAAG ctTCCAGCAAGAAATGCATCCCTGATCCTATAGCTATTGCATCTCTCTCCTTTTTGACCAGTGTCATCATCTTTTCCAAAAGCAGAGTATAA